DNA from Flavobacteriales bacterium:
AACCCGCGATCACCTGCGGGTCATAGATGCGCTCATAGGGGATCTCGGCATAGGTCATCACCAAGGCCACGGCGTCGTCCCACGGCTGGAATCCATCCGGAGCGTAGACGGCGATCTTCGGGGGCTTCTCCAGCTTCACGGCCTCCATGTTGGCCTCGGGGTCGGCGATCTCGCCAAGGATCGCGGCCGCCTGCCCGTCGGCGATTACCTGGTAGGTCACCCCGCGCACCTGGCACTCCTGCTCGATGACCTGGTAGTGGTCGATGAGGAAGCTGCCTCCGCGGTAGTTGAGCAGCCACTCCACCGGCACATCGCGCTGAAGCGTCCAGAACGCGATGCCGTATGCCTTCAGGTGGTCGCGCTGCGAGCCATCCATGGGGATGAGCAGCTTGGTGGCCAGCCCTGGCACGGCCAAGGCCAGCGCTAGCAGCAAAGCGGTGAGGCGGTGGCGGTCAGAAGGGGGCAGCGTCGTCGAAGCCGGAGTCATCGTTCATTCGGCTTGGCCGCGTGATGGTGCGAAGGCCGCCATCTCCAGATCCCATGCCGTCCCCAAAGGTACCTGACATCGTCTCCAGGTCGGCGAACTTGGCCAGCTCGGGGATGAAGCGCAGGCGGACGGTGTCGATGGCGCCGTTCCTGTGCTTGGCCACGATCACCTCGCCGATGCCAAGGGTGCTGCCATTCTCGTCCTCGTAGATCTTGTAGTACTCGGGGCGGTAGAGGAAGCACACGATGTCGGCGTCCTGCTCGATGGCGCCGGATTCGCGGAGGTCGCTCAGTTGGGGGCGCTTGTCCCCGCCGCGTGTCTCCACCGCGCGGCTGAGCTGCGAGAGGGCGATGATGGGGATGTCAAGTTCCTTGGCGATGCTCTTGATGCTGCGGGAGATGCTGCTGATCTCCTGCTCGCGGTTCCCGCCCTTGTTCTCCCCGCCGCCGGTCATCAGCTGCAGGTAATCGATGATGATCAGGTCCACGTTGTGCTGGCTCTTCAGCCTGCGGGCCTTGGCGCGGAGCTCGAAGATGTTCAGCGCCGGTGTGTCGTCGATGAAGATCGGGGCGTTGGTGAGGCGCGAGATGTGCTGGTGCAGGATGGCGAATTCGCTGTCGGAAAGCTCGCCTTTGCGCAATTTCTCGGAGCTGATGCCGGCTTCGCTCGCGATGAGGCGGGTCACCAGCTGCGTACTGCTCATCTCCAGGCTGAATACGGCAACCGCCCGCTTCTGCTCCACGGCGATGTTGCGCGCCATGCTCAGGACGAAGGCCGTCTTTCCCATCGCGGGGCGGGCCGCCACGATGATCATGTCGCTGCGCTGCCACCCGGCGGTGAGCTTGTCGAGCTGCACGAATCCGGTGGGCACGCCGCTCACCCCGCCGGTCTTGCTCTTCGCGCTCTCGATCTGGGCGATGGCGTCCTGGATCAGGTCGCTCATCGGCTCATAATTGCGCTTCAGGTTGCCGCTGGTGATGGCATAGAGGTCCTGCTCCGCCTTGTCCAGCAGGTCGAACACGTCGGCGCTGTCGTCGAAGGCATCGCGCTGGGTCTCCGCGCTGATGCGGATCAGCTCCCGCAGGATGTGCTTCTGGCTGATGATGCGCGCGTGGTACTCCACGTTGGCGCTGCTGGCCACTTTGCTGGTGAGCTGACTGATGTAGAAGGCGCCGCCCACTGCATCGAGGTCCCCCCGGCCCTTCAGCTCTTCGGTCACGGTCAGGATGTCGATGGGCTTGTCGTTCCTGAACAGGTTCAGGATCGCATCGAAGATCCTGCGGTGGGCATCCACATAGAAACTCTCCGGCTGCAGGATGTCGATGGCCTCGTTCACCGCGTTCCGCTCCAGCATCAAGGCCCCCAGCACGGCTTGCTCGAGTTCGGGGGCTTGGGGAGGGAGCTTGCCGGCCTCCAGTGCGCTGGTCAAGAGCGAGGAGGAGCTTCGGCGGGCGCCACGCAGCTTATCCTGCGAACGGCTGGCGGAGAGGTCTGGCATTGAGTTCTATGTTGACGCTCAGGGGATTCGGTGTTCGGCTGTCGCTCGTGCGACCGATCGCCCAGCGGGAGGGCGTCAAATGTAGCCGCAGGCAATGCCGCTGGGAGGCCAACTATCAACAACGAAGTCGCATTGCATTAACATCCGGGACTGTGGACAACGGCCTCCCATGGAGGAAGCCCCCGCAGCCCCGCTAACTTGCGCAGGTGCGCGATCAACAATGCTTGCTGGTGTGGGGGTGCGCTGCGCTGCTGGCGCTGGGTTGCAGGAAGGACAAGCCCTCCGATCCGCCCACGGTGCGCATCCTGCAGCCTGGAGCGGGATACAGCGTGGCGGTGCCTGATACCATCGCGGTATCCGTGTCCGTTTCGGACGACAGGCTCGTGGAGCGGGTCACTGTCCTGGTCGCCGACCCCAACGGCGTGCCGCTCACCCCTGCGGTAACGGCCTCCGTCCAGGCTGGCTCGGCTACGGTTGCATTGGATCTGCCGGTGCTGGACGAGGCCATCGCCACGGGCAGCTATGTGCTCACCGCTATTGCCTCCGATGGGCAGGCGGATGCGCGCGCCTTCCTTGGCATCACGGTGCAGGCAGCACCCTTGCGGGTGCGGGCGATGTACCTGTTGCCACCGGTCGACGGTGCCGGGCCTTACCCGGTCACGCGCAGGGACAGCGCCGGAGGCTTGGCGCTGTTCACCACCCTGTCCGAGCTGGGCGGGGCGGCCCTCGCCGGCTCCACGCTGTTCACGCATGGAGCGCTCACGGGGCCGCTGCAGCGCTGGGACCTGGGGACAGCGGCCGGCTCCGTGCTGGTACAGAATCCAGGGCCGGGCGCTGGAGGCCAGCTCTACTTCAACGGCTTGGCGGCCGACCCTGCGGATGGGCGCGTCTACGTTGGCACGAGTGACGGATTGGTGCGCGGCTTCGCACCCAACGGACCGCAGCTCTTCAATGGGGCCACGCCGGCGGGATTCGTGAGCGAGTCCACCGTTGTGGTGGGCGCCTTCCTCGTGAGTGCCGTCGTCAACCCGGTCACGCAGCAACGGGCGCTCGTGCAGCACGGCTACGCGTCGGGCGCGGTCTTCGCGCAGTTCCCCTCCGCGGTGGATCCGGTTGCGCTGTTCGCCATCGATGACCAGCGGCTGCTGCTCATGGGCAATGCGCCTGCAGGCGCTGTCATTCGCGAGGTGAACGTGCAGCTGGGAGGCTCCAGCACGGTGCGCGAGTTCCCGGGCCAGGTGCTCCGGTGCGCCGCGCGAGCCTCGCCTGACCGCTTCATCCTGGCGCTCTCCACCGGTGTCAGCCGGTTCGATCGTGCCGCGAACGCCGTGGTCCCGCTCGCGCCGGGTCTCGACGCCAATGCTTTGGCCTATGACCCGGTCGCGGGAACCGTGGCGGCCGCGGTGGGCGCTACAGTGCAACCCCTCGACCCGGTCTCCGGGATGCTGGGCCCTTCATGGACCGCGCCCCACCCGGTTGGGGCGATCCTGCTACAGCTGAACCGCTGAGGCCTCAGCCCTTGGCCTTCTTCTCCGGCTTGGCCTTCAGCACGACCCCCATTTCGCAGAATTTCCGGATGCGGCGCTCTGACAGCTTGCTGCCGTCCACTTTCAGGAGCTTGTCGAGCTGCTTCTGCACCTCCGCCTTCACGAGGCGGCAGGCCCCTTCGATGTCACTGTGCGCGCCGCCAGGCGGCTCCTTGATGATGCCATCGATGAGCTTGTTGGCGAGCATGTCGCCGGCGGTCAGCTTCAAGGCCTTGGCGGCCTGCTCCTTGAAGTCCCAGCTGCGCCACAGGATGGAGCTGCAGGACTCGGGGGAGATGACGCTGTACCAGGTGTTCTCCATCATGAGCACCTTGTCGCCCACGCCGATGCCGAGCGCCCCGCCGGATGCGCCCTCGCCGATGATGACGCAGATCACCGGCACCTTCAGCTGCACCATCTCGAACAGGTTGCGCGCAATGGCCTCGCCCTGTCCGCGCTCCTCGGCTTCAAGTCCAGGGAAGGCGCCGGGGGTGTCGATCAGCGTCACCACGGGCTTGTTGAACTTCTCGGCGAGCTTCATCAGGCGCAGGGCCTTGCGGTAGCCCTCCGGATTCGCCATCCCGAAGTTGCGGTACTGCCGCATCTTGGTGTTGATTCCCTTCTGCTGCCCGATGAACATCACCGTGCGGCCGTCCATGAGGCCGAAGCCTCCCACCATGGCCTTGTCGTCCTTCACGGTGCGGTCGCCGTGGAGTTCGATGAAGGTGCCGTCGGTGAGGTGGTCGATGTACTTGAGCGTATAGGGCCGGTCGGGGTGACGGCTCACCTGCACGCGCTCCCACGGGGTCAGGTTGGCGTAGATCTGGGTCCGCGTCTCCGTCAGCTTGCGTTCCAGGTCCTTCAGCGTAGCCGTCACATCCACCTCGCCCTGGGCGGCCACCTCCTTCAGCTTGTTGATCTGCTCCATCAGGTGCTGGATCGGCCGCTCGAACTCCAGGTAGGTCTCCATGCGCTAGGTCGTTGGGAGGACGAAGGTAGAAGGATGACCGACAGCCGGCGGCGCACGCCACTGCAGGCCTGCCGGCCGGTACCTTCGCCACCATCATGGTCGTCTTCCCGCAAGCCAAGATCAACCTAGGTCTCAACGTCGTCCGAAAGCGTGACGATGGCTACCACGAGATCGAGACCGTCATCGTGCCGATTCCGCTTCACGATGCGCTGGAGGCCGTGGTCGCTCCCGACGTGGAGCCGGGCCGGGTATCCTATGGCCGGTCCGGCCTGGTGGTGGATGGGGCTGTCGAAAGCGACCTGGTGATGCGCGCGCATGCGGCGTTGGCCCGCATCCGCGATCTGCCTGGATTGCGCATGCACTTGCACAAATGCATACCCATGGGAGGGGGCCTGGGCGGCGGAAGCAGCGATGGCGCCCATGCCCTCAAGCTGTTGGATGCGCTCCTCGGCTTGGGCTGCAGCCCAGACGAGCTGCACGCCCTGGCTACGGGATTGGGCAGCGATTGCCCCTTCTTCCTGCAGCGGGGGGCCTGCTTGGCCACCGGCCGGGGCGAGGTGCTCATGCCCATTCCGCTCGACCTTTCGGGATGGTGGCTCGTGCTGGTGAATCCCGGGATCCATGTACCGACTTCGGAGGTCTATCGGCACACGGCTCCCACAGGCCGCACGCTGGACCTGGTGGCTGCGCTGCAGCAGCACCCGGCTGAGGAGTGGCGGCAGGTGGCACCGAACGTGATGGAGGACCATGTATTCAGAACATGGCCCGCCATCCATGCCCTGCGCGATGCGCTGCTCGATGCCGGCGCGGCACACGCGGCCATGAGCGGTTCAGGTGCTTCCGTATTCGGGCTCTTCCGATCGGAGCCGCCCATCCTCAGCTGGCCTCAAGGCCACGTGCAGTGGGTGCTCAGGCTAGGGAAGGAGGCCGCCTAGCAGCTCGCCCAGCTCAATGTGGTCGTTGGGCTTGGCCACGATTCGGCCCGTCCGATCGACCAGGATGAGCCATGGCGTCGCTTTCACGCCGAAGGCTTTCGCGGCCGGCGAGCCCCAAGCGGCCAGTTCGGTGTAGCAGGGGAAGGGGAGGGCCATCTCCATGATGTTCCGCCGGAACTCGGCCTCATCATCATCCAAGGCGATGCCGACCACGCCGAAGCCTTTCTCCGCGTACCCGTTATGCAATGCACTCAGGCCGGGCATCTCGGCATGGCAGTGGTCGCAGGTGCTCGAATAGAAGAACAGGGCGGTGTAGGCATTCGCCTGCACCAGTTGCGCGAGGCGATCGGTCCTTCCGGTGATGGGGGAGGGCAGGGCCACATCCGGAGCCATGGCACCGATGGAGGCCTTCAATTGCACGGCCACGTCCGCGAGGAGCGCGGCATCGGGCGCCACCAGCGAAAGGGGGCCCATGACGTAATGGTCCACCACATGCTGAAGGACTTCTTCGGGACCGTAGGCGCTGAAGATGGCGATGAGCTGAGTGCGCGTGAACGACCAGCAGGCGGTGTCTGGGCTTGACCAGTGCAAGAGTGAATCGCAGGCAACGCGCAGCATGCCGGGAGAAGCCGGTGTGGTGCTCTGGAGCAGGGCCATGATGGCCTTGGGATAGAGGGAGCTGCGCAGCAACGACGGATCGGACCACCGCATGGCGTTACGGACGGCTGCAGGACCTGCCTGCATCGCGGACATCAGCCGCTGATCGAGCGCGGCGACCTGGGCGAAATAGGACGCGGTATCCTGCGCCATTAGCCGCGCCAGGAATTCCTGCTGCCGCTGCTTGAGGGTGCGCTCTTCCTGTGACAAGCGGTTCAAGCCCGCAGTATCGCGAGGATCCATGCCTGCACGTTGGTCAGTTACGGCCCGCAGGCGCCGCTGCGCCTCCCGGCTCGCCCACTTGTACTCCCAAAGGCGCTGATTCTCGGTGGATCCGCTGACTGTGATGTGCTCCTGCAGCGGCCGCCCGGAGAAGTCGAGCCGGATGCGCGCATCACCGGGGGCGCCAAGGATCAGGTCGACCTGGTCGTTCGCGAAGCCGAGCCTGTAGTAGCCGAGGGGGAATGCGCGCGGTGCGAAGCGGAATGCGCCGGAACCGGAGATCCGCGCGGAATCCAAGGGGAAATGGTCCGTTCCGCGTGTGCCGTAGATCGTGATCCATTCCCCGACGGAAGCCGGGCCGAGCGAACCGAGGATCTCTTGAGCACGAGCGGTACCGCCTGCCGATAGCAGGGCAGCGGTCAACAGGAACCGGAGGCATTTGGGCATGCGAGCGGGTATCGGAGCTGGGCGAAGGTCGTGCCAGGTGGAAAAAAAAGAACCCCGCCCATTGCTGGGCGGGGTTCAGATCGGCGACGACATACTCTCCCGGGCTTGTGGCCCAGTACCATCTGCGCTGGTGAGCTTAACTTCTCTGTTCGGAATGGGAAGAGGTGGACCTCACCGCTAAAGTCACCTGAAATCGTCAATGCGATTTGACAGGTCGTTGGACAAGACCAGAACAGCCGAGGATCGTTCCACGAGCGATCTGCGTGATCGAAAGCTTACGGGTAATTAGTACCACTCGGCTTTGCCATTGCTGACTTTACACCTGTGGCCTATCAACGTGGTAATCTTCCACGACCCTTAGAAGAAGTCTCATCTTGAGGTGGGCTTCGTGCTTAGATGCTTTCAGCGCTTATCCCGTCCGAACATAGCTACCCAGCGGTGCCCCTGGCGGGACAACTGGTACACTAGCGGTTCGTCCACCACGGTCCTCTCGTACTAATGGTAGCTCCCCTCAAACTTCTAACGCCCGCAACAGATAGGGACCGAACTGTCTCACGACGTTCTGAACCCAGTTCACGTGCCACTTTAATCGGCGAACAGCCGAACCCTTGGGACCTTCTCCAGCCCCAGGATGTGACGAACCGACATCGAGGTGCCAAACCATTCCGTCGATATGAGCTCTTGGGAATGATCAGCCTGTTATCCCCGGCGTACCTTTTATCCTATGAGCGATGGCCCTTCCATATGGAACCACCGGATCACTTTGCCCGACTTTCGTCCCTGTTCGACTTGTCGGTCTCACAGTCAAGCTCCCTTTTGCCAATGCACTCAACGCACGGTTACCAAGCGTGCTGAGGGAACCTTTGGAAGCCTCCGATACTCTTTTGGAGGCGACCACCCCAGTCAAACTACCCACCACACACTGTTTCCGTGTTTCGCACGGATTAGACATCAGATGAACGAAGGGTGGTATTTCAACGTCGACTCCACGATGCCTAGCGACACCGCTTCAAAGTCTCCCACCTATCCTACACATCGGGCAGCCGATGTCAATGTGAAGCTATAGTAAAGGTGCACGGGGTCTTTCCGTCCCGTTGCGGGTAAGCGGCATCTTCACCGCTACTACAATTTCACCGAGCTCGTGGCCGAGACAGTGCTCAGATCGTTACACCATTCGTGCAGGTCGGAACTTACCCGACAAGGAATTTCGCTACCTTAGGACCGTTATAGTTACGGCCGCCGTTTACTGGGGCTTCGATTCAAAGCTTCACCTTGCGGCTGACCTCTCCTCTTAACCTTCCAGCACCGGGCAGGTGTCAGGCCCTATACGTCATCTTTCGATTTTGCAGAGCCATGTGTTTTTGTTAAACAGTCGCCTGAGCCATTTCATTGAAACCCACCGAAGCGGGTACCGCTTATCCCGAAGTTACGCGGTCAATTTGCCTAGTTCCTTAGCCACGGATCACTCGAGCGCCTCAGGATATTCTCCTTGACTACCTGTGTCGGTTTGCGGTACGGGCGGCTTGCATCTGAAGCTTAGGGGGTTTTCTCGGAAGTCTGCTTAGGGTCTCTATCCGCTTGCCCGAGGGCTCGCGGTACTGTTGGGCTTCAGCAGGAACGGCGGATTTGCCTACCATCCCTATACCTACACCTTTCAACGCACTATTCCGTCAGTGCGCGGACCTTTCACTCCTTCGTCACCCCATCGCAATGCAAGTCGGTTCCGGAATATTGACCGGATGCCCATCAGCTTCGCCGTTCGGCTACGCCTTAGGTCCCGACTAACCCTGATCCGATTA
Protein-coding regions in this window:
- the ispE gene encoding 4-(cytidine 5'-diphospho)-2-C-methyl-D-erythritol kinase encodes the protein MVVFPQAKINLGLNVVRKRDDGYHEIETVIVPIPLHDALEAVVAPDVEPGRVSYGRSGLVVDGAVESDLVMRAHAALARIRDLPGLRMHLHKCIPMGGGLGGGSSDGAHALKLLDALLGLGCSPDELHALATGLGSDCPFFLQRGACLATGRGEVLMPIPLDLSGWWLVLVNPGIHVPTSEVYRHTAPTGRTLDLVAALQQHPAEEWRQVAPNVMEDHVFRTWPAIHALRDALLDAGAAHAAMSGSGASVFGLFRSEPPILSWPQGHVQWVLRLGKEAA
- the dnaB gene encoding replicative DNA helicase, which translates into the protein MPDLSASRSQDKLRGARRSSSSLLTSALEAGKLPPQAPELEQAVLGALMLERNAVNEAIDILQPESFYVDAHRRIFDAILNLFRNDKPIDILTVTEELKGRGDLDAVGGAFYISQLTSKVASSANVEYHARIISQKHILRELIRISAETQRDAFDDSADVFDLLDKAEQDLYAITSGNLKRNYEPMSDLIQDAIAQIESAKSKTGGVSGVPTGFVQLDKLTAGWQRSDMIIVAARPAMGKTAFVLSMARNIAVEQKRAVAVFSLEMSSTQLVTRLIASEAGISSEKLRKGELSDSEFAILHQHISRLTNAPIFIDDTPALNIFELRAKARRLKSQHNVDLIIIDYLQLMTGGGENKGGNREQEISSISRSIKSIAKELDIPIIALSQLSRAVETRGGDKRPQLSDLRESGAIEQDADIVCFLYRPEYYKIYEDENGSTLGIGEVIVAKHRNGAIDTVRLRFIPELAKFADLETMSGTFGDGMGSGDGGLRTITRPSRMNDDSGFDDAAPF
- a CDS encoding acetyl-CoA carboxylase carboxyltransferase subunit alpha; the encoded protein is METYLEFERPIQHLMEQINKLKEVAAQGEVDVTATLKDLERKLTETRTQIYANLTPWERVQVSRHPDRPYTLKYIDHLTDGTFIELHGDRTVKDDKAMVGGFGLMDGRTVMFIGQQKGINTKMRQYRNFGMANPEGYRKALRLMKLAEKFNKPVVTLIDTPGAFPGLEAEERGQGEAIARNLFEMVQLKVPVICVIIGEGASGGALGIGVGDKVLMMENTWYSVISPESCSSILWRSWDFKEQAAKALKLTAGDMLANKLIDGIIKEPPGGAHSDIEGACRLVKAEVQKQLDKLLKVDGSKLSERRIRKFCEMGVVLKAKPEKKAKG
- a CDS encoding Ig-like domain-containing protein, producing the protein MRDQQCLLVWGCAALLALGCRKDKPSDPPTVRILQPGAGYSVAVPDTIAVSVSVSDDRLVERVTVLVADPNGVPLTPAVTASVQAGSATVALDLPVLDEAIATGSYVLTAIASDGQADARAFLGITVQAAPLRVRAMYLLPPVDGAGPYPVTRRDSAGGLALFTTLSELGGAALAGSTLFTHGALTGPLQRWDLGTAAGSVLVQNPGPGAGGQLYFNGLAADPADGRVYVGTSDGLVRGFAPNGPQLFNGATPAGFVSESTVVVGAFLVSAVVNPVTQQRALVQHGYASGAVFAQFPSAVDPVALFAIDDQRLLLMGNAPAGAVIREVNVQLGGSSTVREFPGQVLRCAARASPDRFILALSTGVSRFDRAANAVVPLAPGLDANALAYDPVAGTVAAAVGATVQPLDPVSGMLGPSWTAPHPVGAILLQLNR
- a CDS encoding TlpA disulfide reductase family protein, which produces MPKCLRFLLTAALLSAGGTARAQEILGSLGPASVGEWITIYGTRGTDHFPLDSARISGSGAFRFAPRAFPLGYYRLGFANDQVDLILGAPGDARIRLDFSGRPLQEHITVSGSTENQRLWEYKWASREAQRRLRAVTDQRAGMDPRDTAGLNRLSQEERTLKQRQQEFLARLMAQDTASYFAQVAALDQRLMSAMQAGPAAVRNAMRWSDPSLLRSSLYPKAIMALLQSTTPASPGMLRVACDSLLHWSSPDTACWSFTRTQLIAIFSAYGPEEVLQHVVDHYVMGPLSLVAPDAALLADVAVQLKASIGAMAPDVALPSPITGRTDRLAQLVQANAYTALFFYSSTCDHCHAEMPGLSALHNGYAEKGFGVVGIALDDDEAEFRRNIMEMALPFPCYTELAAWGSPAAKAFGVKATPWLILVDRTGRIVAKPNDHIELGELLGGLLP